The genomic segment TTGCTTTTAAATATCGGATTTTGTTCTTTTAATAAATGTGGGCCAAAAAAGATTTCGTGCTCTGTCCATTTCACAGGTTCAGTAGCAGGTTCAAGAACAATAATTTCATAGATTTTATTATCTTCTCGCAAAATAGCTTCTGATATGATTGTCCAATTGTTTTTTTCGGACCACTCTCTTAGTTGGAATGCAGCGATGTTAGGCTGAAGGATTAGCTTTGTTACATTAGTAAGTTTTGCTTGTCCTTCTTCTAAAATAGTTCGGATTAAAGTACCACCCATTCCTGCAATTACAATTGTATCAATAGCATCTTCAGGGTTAATTACTTCTAAACCATTTCCCTTGCGAACATCAATTTGCGCAGTAAGCCCAGAAGAACGTACTTGTTTTTGAGCCGATTGAAAAGGTCCATCCACTACTTCACCAGCTACTGCAAATGAGGCAGCTTTGTTTTTAATTGCAAAGCATGGTAAATAAGCATGGTCACTGCCAATGTCTGCAATTCGTTCATTATGCGTTATGTATGAAGCGACTTTTTCCAATCGCTTAGAAAGTTGTTCTTCGTTCACTTTTAGTTCCCTACTTTCTATTTTCAATAAAAAGGCAGGAGAACGGTTTGTCCTCCTGCCCGGTTGTGCTTTATTCCAGGAAGTCTTTTAATTGTTTGCTACGGCTTGGATGACGCAGTTTACGTAATGCTTTTGCTTCGATTTGACGAATTCGTTCACGGGTTACACCGAAAACTCGTCCAACTTCTTCTAAAGTACGTGTCCGACCATCATCTAAACCAAAGCGAAGACGAAGAACGTTTTCTTCCCGGTCAGTTAATGTATCAAGAACATCTTCTAACTGTTCTTTTAATAATTCATACGCTGCGTGGTCTGAAGGAGAAGTAGCATCTTGGTCTTCAATAAAGTCTCCAAGGTGTGAATCATCTTCTTCACCAATTGGTGTTTCTAGTGAAACTGGTTCTTGAGCGATTTTTAAGATTTCCCGAACTTTTTCTGTTGGTAAATCCATTTCTTCACCAATTTCTTCTGGTGAAGGATCGCGACCTAAATCTTGTAGTAAAGAACGTTGAACACGGATTAATTTGTTAATTGTTTCTACCATATGCACGGGGATACGGATAGTTCTAGCTTGGTCCGCAATAGCACGGGTTATGGCTTGACGAATCCACCACGTTGCATACGTACTAAATTTAAATCCTTTGTTAAAGTCGAATTTTTCAACGGCTTTCATTAGTCCCATATTACCTTCTTGGATTAAATCAAGGAATAACATACCACGACCAACATAACGTTTTGCAATACTTACTACTAGACGAAGATTGGCTTCTGCAAGACGACCTTTTGCTTCAATGTCGCCAGCTTCAATGCGTTTCGCTAAAGCAATTTCTTCATCGGCTGTTAGTAAGTTTACTCGACCAATTTCTTTTAAATACATGCGCACAGGGTCGTTGATTTTCACGCCTGGTGGTACGCTCAAATCTGTTAAATCAAAGGATTCCGTTTCTTCTTTGACAAGTTCTGTTTCATCTGGATCTTCGTCGTCAGCGTCATCAGAAACCTCAATTCCTGCTTCCCCAACGTGTTCTAGATATTCATCCATTTGATCGGAGTCTAGTGTAAATGGAGCTAATCTGGCAGCGATTTTTGCGTAAGTTAAAATCCCCTTTTTCTTACCTTCTTCTATCAGGGCTTCTTTTACTTGCTCAACATTTAGTTCAGCAACTGGTTTTGTGTTTTGTGTTTTATCACTCATAACTGCCTGTATTCCTCCTTCCAAAATGCCGCTCACCTTATTAAAAGGCTTCTCTTAGGTAATAATACCATCATTTCGCGGTTTTAAAACGTTATTAATCCAATTGACCGCTGTTTAATTGCCGATTGAGTTGGACTATTTCAAGCATCACTCGAATTTCATTTTCTTTGTCATTATCTCGGTTGTATCCGGCGAGTTCCTGCTCAAGTTCTTTCTTCTTTTGCTCTAACTTAAACCGCTTTAGACTTCTAATATAGTCTTCGAATTGGATTCTACCTTGTTCTTCTGGGCTAATAACCATTTCAAGGCTACTGATAAGTCCCTTCATCGCAACATCTCCAACACTATCCATAAATTTATTCGGATCCGCCTCATTACCCTCAGCGAAATAACCGATTAAATAGGTGTAAAGCGCTTGATAATTATCATGATAAAATTGTGTTTCACCAAGAAGCTGTTTAATTAGCAGAAAACTATCACGACTTTCCATCATTGCTTTCATAAGTTGTTGTTCTGCGGTTGTATGCGCGGACAGTTTTTGTGTTGGTTGTTCAAAAGAATACAGCATTTCCGTGTCTTCTTGCGGCATAAGGCCCATCAAAGAATCATCTATTGGCGGTTCATTATAGCTAGCCGTTTGTCGTGCTTTTTGGTTTATTTTGATTGATTGTTGTAGTTGTTGTTTTAATGTTTCTATGGTTAGTTCAAATTCTTCCGCCAGCTGCTTTAAATATAATTCTCGCTCTACAGCTTGATCGAGCTTGGCGATTTCACGCAAGCAATCATCAATGTAACCAATTTGATCTGTTTCATTTTGTAAATTGCGCTCTCTGCGTAAATAGTGAATTTTGAATGCTGTCCACGTCATCCGCTGTTGTTTATATATTTCTTTGAATTTATCGGCGCCACTTGCCCGAATAAAATCATCTGGATCTTTTCCTGCAGGTAATTGAAGAACAAATACATCTAAACGATTTCGCTCAACTAAAAGTGTTCCAGCTTTGAATGCCGCTTCAATTCCAGCTCGGTCTCCGTCATAACAAATAATCGCCCGACTAGTTAGCCGCTTAATTAAATCAGCGTGTTCTTCAGTGAGACTTGTACCCATAGATGCAACTGCATTTTGAACACCGGCTTCTTCGGCAGAAATAACATCCATAAAACCTTCCATGAGCGTGATTTCTTCTTGTTTCCGAATGGCTTGTCTTGCTTCAGAAAAATGAAACAAAGTGCGTCTTTTGTTGAAAATGGGGGTTTCTGGACTATTTAAATATTTAGGACCATCATCGCGATCAAATAAACGACCAGAAAAAGCAATAATTTGTCCACGATCATTCGTAATTGGAAACATAATTCGATTACGAAACCGATCCACCATTTGCCCGTCATCACGTTCAGACAAAAGCCCTGCTGTCCCCGCAAGTTGCAAATCCATCCCTCTTTTTTCTAAAAAAGAAGTTATCGTTGCATGATGATTTGGCGCAAAACCTATTTGGAAGGTTGCCATCATTTGCTCTGACATACCGCGCTCTTTTAAATAAGTGAGTGCGGCTACTCCTTCTTCAGTTTCCATCAAAATATAATGATAAAGTTTAGCAGTCAATTGATGCATTTCCACCATTTTTGCTGTTTCAGAGGTTTCTTTTGGTAAGTGAGCTGTGTCGCGTTCTTCTGGAAGTTCAATTTCGACATCCAAATGACTCATATCAGCGACTT from the Listeria seeligeri serovar 1/2b str. SLCC3954 genome contains:
- a CDS encoding tRNA (adenine(22)-N(1))-methyltransferase, with product MNEEQLSKRLEKVASYITHNERIADIGSDHAYLPCFAIKNKAASFAVAGEVVDGPFQSAQKQVRSSGLTAQIDVRKGNGLEVINPEDAIDTIVIAGMGGTLIRTILEEGQAKLTNVTKLILQPNIAAFQLREWSEKNNWTIISEAILREDNKIYEIIVLEPATEPVKWTEHEIFFGPHLLKEQNPIFKSKWRHEANTWRNIIQTISINQPISEDNQTKIRELEHKIALVEDVLK
- the rpoD gene encoding RNA polymerase sigma factor RpoD; the encoded protein is MSDKTQNTKPVAELNVEQVKEALIEEGKKKGILTYAKIAARLAPFTLDSDQMDEYLEHVGEAGIEVSDDADDEDPDETELVKEETESFDLTDLSVPPGVKINDPVRMYLKEIGRVNLLTADEEIALAKRIEAGDIEAKGRLAEANLRLVVSIAKRYVGRGMLFLDLIQEGNMGLMKAVEKFDFNKGFKFSTYATWWIRQAITRAIADQARTIRIPVHMVETINKLIRVQRSLLQDLGRDPSPEEIGEEMDLPTEKVREILKIAQEPVSLETPIGEEDDSHLGDFIEDQDATSPSDHAAYELLKEQLEDVLDTLTDREENVLRLRFGLDDGRTRTLEEVGRVFGVTRERIRQIEAKALRKLRHPSRSKQLKDFLE
- the dnaG gene encoding DNA primase, which translates into the protein MARIPEEVIDHVRNQADIVDIIGNYVQLKKQGRNYSGLCPFHGEKTPSFSVSPEKQIFHCFGCGKGGNVFSFLMEHDGLTFVEAVKKVADMSHLDVEIELPEERDTAHLPKETSETAKMVEMHQLTAKLYHYILMETEEGVAALTYLKERGMSEQMMATFQIGFAPNHHATITSFLEKRGMDLQLAGTAGLLSERDDGQMVDRFRNRIMFPITNDRGQIIAFSGRLFDRDDGPKYLNSPETPIFNKRRTLFHFSEARQAIRKQEEITLMEGFMDVISAEEAGVQNAVASMGTSLTEEHADLIKRLTSRAIICYDGDRAGIEAAFKAGTLLVERNRLDVFVLQLPAGKDPDDFIRASGADKFKEIYKQQRMTWTAFKIHYLRRERNLQNETDQIGYIDDCLREIAKLDQAVERELYLKQLAEEFELTIETLKQQLQQSIKINQKARQTASYNEPPIDDSLMGLMPQEDTEMLYSFEQPTQKLSAHTTAEQQLMKAMMESRDSFLLIKQLLGETQFYHDNYQALYTYLIGYFAEGNEADPNKFMDSVGDVAMKGLISSLEMVISPEEQGRIQFEDYIRSLKRFKLEQKKKELEQELAGYNRDNDKENEIRVMLEIVQLNRQLNSGQLD